TTGCCGCATAGGGGCGGTAGAAGGCTGAAACTGCAATGGTGACGATCCTCGATACGATCAATCCCGACGCCAAGCGCGTGCGGCATCCGGAGAAGGCGCATCGGCCGGATACGGAAGTCATGCGCAAGCCGGACTGGATTCGCGTCAAGGCGCCGACCTCCAAGGGTTATGCCGAGACGCGCGCGATCGTGAAGGAGCACAAGCTCGTCACCGTCTGCGAGGAGGCCGGCTGCCCGAATATCGGCGAGTGCTGGGACAAGAAGCACGCGACCTTCATGATCATGGGCGAGATCTGTACCCGCGCCTGCGCCTTCTGCAATGTCGCCACCGGCAAGCCGAACGCGCTCGACATGGCCGAGCCGGAGAATGTCGCCAAGGCGGTCAAGGAGATGGGCCTCAGCCACGTCGTCATCACCTCGGTCGACCGTGACGACCTGGAGGACGGCGGCGCCGAACACTTCGAAAAGGTGATCTGGGCAATCCGCGCGGCCTCACCGATGACGACGATCGAGATCCTGACTCCCGACTTCCTGAAGAAGCCGGGTGCGCT
The Rhizobium leguminosarum DNA segment above includes these coding regions:
- the lipA gene encoding lipoyl synthase, translated to MVTILDTINPDAKRVRHPEKAHRPDTEVMRKPDWIRVKAPTSKGYAETRAIVKEHKLVTVCEEAGCPNIGECWDKKHATFMIMGEICTRACAFCNVATGKPNALDMAEPENVAKAVKEMGLSHVVITSVDRDDLEDGGAEHFEKVIWAIRAASPMTTIEILTPDFLKKPGALERVVAAKPDVFNHNMETVPGNYLTVRPGARYFHSVRLLQRVKELDPTMFTKSGIMVGLGEERNEVLQLMDDLRTADVDFLTIGQYLQPTRKHHKVESFVTPDEFKSYETVAYSKGFLMVASSPLTRSSHHAGDDFARLRAAREKKLLMAAE